The Clostridium septicum genome contains a region encoding:
- a CDS encoding discoidin domain-containing protein, with protein MQSLRKRKGIKRILPLFLVFAMMIGNVYTFANVNISAERENLALNKDAFASSEETTTLTASKVTDGQIDREGAKTSRWACERHEQNPWVAIDFGAKTKFNEVVIEWERKNINSYKIETSDNRESWTTIYTGEKASAYRDIINVGEQDSRYVRVLVSGYSPSEEGSDISWETVSIYEIEVYRNQNVSKPEAGVNVALNKTTTASSVETNNFTANKATDGLVDRTGAKSSRWASAVSSDDQWLKVDLGENTQFENVVIEWERRNSPSYRIQVSEDDSTWIDIYTATSAPSNFRDVINLGEKVSGRYVRLYIDEHISNSEGVDWNTVSVYELEIYNGSAPEPPKTADEVARNLTINELTPEDTQLTMPTVPDGYGISFIGADYEEVIDYDMNIHKPLVNTKVVVNFEVTKGNEKATSPAIEVTVPGANEVTGNNKPIVVPELREWAGKTGNFEVTESSRIVVNPSSEANLRKAVEVFAKDYKDILGREIEVVTSNEPNSGDFYFELTSNYPELRKEGYYMDVNDVLRVQANEEQGIFLSTRTILQILKQNTTYIPKGLVRDYPQYDVRGFMLDVGRKFVSLEYLYEIMKTMSWYKLNDFQVHLNDNYIWLADDYGNEALENAYAAFRLESNDVGENGVKLTAQDGHYTKEEFGKFIDDSKLHGVNIVPEFDTPGHALAFTKVHPNYAYEDGNGENAAMLDVTNPKVVEYIKGIFNEYMDGENPVFRDSTIHIGTDEFYGNSEQYRKYADEMLKFIRDEKGSTPRLWGSLTRKNGSTPVTVEGVEMNIWNTGWANPKVMYDAGYKLINTDDAYLYIVPGANYYKNYLDIQWLYNNWEVNKFSNGTILPEGSPNMIGGMFALWNDLIDKRANGIVQYDIFDRIFPAIQVLSEKMWGEADDKNFNEFKEAANKVALAPNTNPKYKVESATEKVVEYDFENATGNIANDKSGNNYNTVSANNAEITNGSVNLNGENSYVKTPLKSIGPNYSISFSINRSAESNEEEQVIFESSEGSFKAVQKETGKLGFSREAYDYSFNYTLPKGEWVDITIVGKMNKTELYVNGEYVDEISKSSTANKFGTFVFPLEKIGSEEKSFKGSIDNLLVTNRASLEDPTKIPQEQMLATATSEHPNVGTEGLASFAIDGDETTIWHTNYNTSSPLPQSITLNLGGTYQVDRVSYLPRQSGGLNGNITGYELHVSTNGSDFTKVKEGTFENNASLKTIKLDTSAEATHVKLVATEGVGGFASAAELNVYKTKEVVDPSPDPSEVGFKVTANEEVKVGENFEIKVGTENLTSDNMYAMEFNVEYDRDKFEFTGGTSVDDSKYIVRAAEKDGKLKVIVATKGVSLENNEDVVKLVFKAKATGENVAFNIVDGKLADGEGNEHALGNALVTTNVKEEAINPNPEVNKRALEIAIEYADEVVANGGLVGVVPAVVNEFNTALIEARIVYENENATAEEVDKAFNRLMKAIHMLEFKQGDKTELQNLVNIIEALDKTLYTPETWANLETALAKANSVLADENAMTEEVNTTFDELMDAFNKLEKAVDKTELQKMVNTVEALDKTLYIPSTLEELEVALQKAKEVLANENATQKEVDKAFEDLVKAYGKIRLKPNKDMLNDLIKEVNNIDLSKYTQGSVAKLNKELSKAMEVLNNEEATQKDVDKAVKNLRKAKDNLVAKGDNSQGNQNNGNNNSGGNSNSGGSNSNGGNSNSTSGNKLNTIPQTGGMASAATVLVLGALASVAGVTMIKKRKN; from the coding sequence ATGCAGAGTCTAAGAAAAAGAAAGGGAATTAAAAGAATTTTACCTTTATTTCTTGTGTTTGCTATGATGATTGGTAATGTTTATACTTTTGCCAATGTGAACATTTCAGCAGAACGAGAAAACTTAGCATTAAACAAAGATGCATTTGCATCAAGTGAGGAGACAACTACACTTACTGCAAGTAAAGTAACGGATGGCCAAATAGACAGAGAAGGGGCCAAAACATCAAGATGGGCATGTGAAAGACATGAACAAAATCCATGGGTTGCAATAGACTTTGGAGCAAAGACAAAATTTAATGAGGTTGTAATTGAATGGGAAAGAAAAAATATTAATTCTTATAAAATAGAAACATCAGATAATAGAGAGTCATGGACAACTATATATACAGGAGAAAAAGCAAGTGCTTATAGAGATATTATAAATGTTGGAGAGCAAGATTCTAGATATGTAAGAGTTTTAGTATCAGGATATTCTCCATCAGAAGAAGGATCAGATATTTCTTGGGAAACAGTTTCTATATATGAAATTGAAGTTTATAGAAACCAAAATGTTTCTAAGCCAGAAGCAGGTGTGAATGTAGCTTTAAATAAAACTACTACAGCATCAAGTGTTGAAACAAATAATTTTACAGCTAATAAAGCTACTGATGGACTAGTAGACAGAACTGGAGCTAAATCTTCAAGATGGGCAAGTGCTGTGTCATCAGATGATCAATGGCTTAAAGTTGATTTAGGTGAAAATACTCAATTTGAAAATGTAGTAATTGAGTGGGAAAGAAGAAATTCACCTAGTTATAGAATTCAAGTGTCAGAAGATGATAGTACTTGGATAGATATTTATACTGCAACTTCAGCACCTTCTAATTTTAGAGATGTAATTAATTTAGGTGAAAAAGTAAGCGGTAGATATGTAAGACTTTATATTGACGAACATATTTCTAATTCAGAGGGAGTTGATTGGAATACTGTTTCTGTATATGAATTAGAAATATATAATGGATCAGCTCCAGAGCCACCAAAGACTGCAGATGAAGTAGCTAGAAATTTAACAATTAATGAGCTTACTCCAGAAGACACACAACTTACAATGCCAACAGTTCCAGATGGATATGGAATATCTTTTATTGGAGCAGACTATGAAGAAGTTATAGACTATGATATGAATATTCATAAGCCACTTGTAAATACAAAGGTTGTTGTAAACTTTGAAGTTACAAAGGGAAATGAGAAAGCAACTTCACCAGCAATTGAAGTAACAGTACCAGGAGCTAATGAAGTAACAGGAAATAATAAACCAATAGTTGTTCCAGAACTTAGAGAATGGGCTGGAAAAACTGGAAACTTTGAAGTAACAGAATCTTCTAGAATAGTTGTAAATCCTAGTTCAGAAGCTAATCTTAGAAAGGCTGTTGAAGTTTTTGCAAAAGATTATAAAGATATACTTGGAAGGGAAATTGAAGTAGTTACATCAAATGAGCCAAACAGTGGAGACTTCTATTTTGAATTAACATCTAATTATCCAGAGCTTAGAAAAGAAGGATATTACATGGATGTTAACGATGTACTTAGAGTACAAGCGAATGAAGAACAAGGTATATTCTTATCAACAAGAACTATTCTTCAAATACTTAAACAAAATACAACTTATATACCAAAGGGATTAGTTAGAGATTATCCACAATATGATGTAAGAGGATTTATGTTAGATGTGGGAAGAAAATTTGTTTCATTAGAGTATCTATATGAAATAATGAAAACTATGTCATGGTATAAATTAAATGATTTCCAAGTACATTTAAATGATAACTATATTTGGTTAGCAGATGACTATGGTAATGAGGCATTAGAAAATGCTTATGCTGCATTTAGACTTGAGTCAAATGATGTTGGAGAAAATGGGGTTAAATTAACAGCACAAGATGGACACTACACTAAAGAAGAGTTTGGTAAATTTATAGATGATTCTAAACTTCATGGAGTAAATATAGTACCAGAATTTGATACTCCTGGACATGCTTTAGCTTTCACTAAGGTGCATCCTAATTATGCTTATGAAGATGGAAATGGTGAAAATGCAGCAATGTTAGATGTTACAAATCCAAAAGTTGTTGAATATATAAAGGGCATATTTAATGAATATATGGATGGTGAAAACCCTGTATTTAGAGATTCAACTATTCATATAGGAACAGACGAATTCTATGGAAACTCAGAACAATACAGAAAATATGCTGATGAAATGTTAAAATTTATAAGAGATGAAAAAGGCTCAACACCAAGATTATGGGGAAGCTTAACACGTAAAAATGGTTCTACTCCTGTAACAGTAGAAGGTGTTGAAATGAATATATGGAATACAGGATGGGCAAATCCTAAAGTTATGTATGATGCAGGCTATAAATTAATAAATACAGATGATGCATACCTGTATATAGTACCAGGAGCTAATTATTATAAAAATTATTTAGACATACAATGGTTATATAATAATTGGGAAGTAAACAAATTTAGTAATGGAACTATTTTACCAGAAGGATCTCCTAATATGATTGGTGGAATGTTTGCTTTATGGAATGACTTAATAGATAAGAGAGCAAATGGAATAGTTCAGTATGATATTTTTGATAGAATATTCCCAGCAATACAAGTATTATCAGAAAAAATGTGGGGAGAAGCTGATGATAAAAACTTTAATGAGTTTAAAGAAGCAGCTAATAAAGTAGCTCTTGCTCCAAATACTAACCCTAAATATAAAGTTGAATCAGCAACTGAAAAGGTAGTAGAATATGATTTTGAAAATGCAACCGGAAATATTGCAAATGATAAATCAGGAAATAACTATAATACAGTTAGTGCAAATAATGCAGAAATTACAAATGGATCAGTAAATTTAAATGGAGAAAATAGTTATGTTAAAACTCCACTTAAGAGTATAGGACCAAACTATTCAATTTCTTTCAGTATAAATAGATCAGCTGAAAGTAATGAAGAAGAACAAGTTATTTTTGAGTCATCAGAAGGTTCATTTAAAGCAGTTCAAAAAGAAACTGGAAAATTAGGATTCTCAAGAGAAGCATATGATTATTCATTTAATTATACTCTTCCTAAGGGAGAATGGGTTGATATAACTATAGTTGGAAAAATGAATAAAACTGAATTGTATGTAAATGGTGAATATGTAGACGAAATAAGTAAGTCAAGTACTGCAAATAAATTTGGGACATTTGTATTCCCACTAGAGAAGATAGGTAGTGAAGAAAAATCATTTAAGGGATCAATTGATAACTTATTAGTAACTAATAGAGCTTCTTTAGAAGACCCAACAAAGATTCCACAAGAACAAATGTTAGCAACAGCAACAAGTGAACATCCAAATGTAGGTACTGAAGGATTAGCAAGCTTTGCTATTGATGGAGATGAAACAACTATATGGCATACTAATTACAATACTTCAAGTCCATTACCTCAAAGTATCACATTAAATCTAGGTGGAACTTATCAAGTAGATAGAGTAAGTTATCTTCCAAGACAAAGTGGTGGTTTAAATGGAAATATTACAGGTTATGAGCTACATGTAAGCACAAATGGTTCAGACTTTACAAAGGTTAAAGAAGGAACTTTTGAAAATAATGCTAGTCTTAAAACAATTAAGCTTGATACATCAGCAGAAGCTACACATGTAAAATTAGTTGCAACAGAAGGTGTTGGTGGATTTGCATCAGCAGCAGAATTAAATGTTTATAAGACTAAAGAAGTAGTAGATCCGTCACCAGATCCATCAGAAGTAGGATTTAAAGTTACGGCAAATGAAGAAGTTAAAGTAGGAGAAAACTTTGAAATAAAAGTTGGTACAGAAAACTTAACTTCTGATAATATGTACGCTATGGAATTTAACGTAGAGTATGACAGAGATAAATTTGAGTTTACTGGAGGAACTTCAGTTGATGATTCAAAATATATAGTTAGAGCAGCTGAAAAAGATGGAAAGCTAAAAGTAATAGTTGCAACAAAGGGAGTATCATTAGAAAATAATGAAGATGTTGTTAAACTAGTATTTAAAGCAAAGGCAACAGGAGAAAATGTTGCATTTAACATTGTAGATGGAAAGCTTGCAGATGGAGAAGGAAATGAACATGCATTAGGCAATGCATTAGTAACAACTAATGTAAAAGAAGAAGCTATTAATCCAAATCCAGAAGTAAATAAGAGAGCTTTAGAAATAGCTATAGAATATGCAGATGAAGTAGTAGCTAATGGTGGGCTAGTAGGAGTAGTTCCAGCAGTAGTTAATGAATTTAATACTGCATTAATAGAAGCAAGAATAGTTTATGAAAATGAAAATGCAACAGCAGAAGAAGTAGATAAAGCATTTAATAGATTAATGAAAGCAATTCATATGCTAGAATTTAAGCAAGGAGATAAGACTGAGCTTCAAAACTTAGTAAATATTATAGAAGCTTTAGATAAAACTCTTTATACACCAGAAACATGGGCTAATTTAGAAACAGCTCTTGCAAAGGCTAATTCTGTATTAGCAGATGAAAATGCCATGACAGAAGAAGTAAATACAACTTTTGATGAATTAATGGATGCATTTAATAAGTTAGAAAAAGCAGTAGATAAGACCGAACTTCAAAAGATGGTAAATACTGTTGAAGCTTTAGATAAGACTCTTTATATTCCATCAACTTTAGAAGAGTTAGAAGTAGCACTTCAAAAAGCTAAAGAAGTATTAGCAAATGAAAATGCTACACAAAAAGAAGTAGATAAGGCATTTGAAGATTTAGTTAAAGCTTATGGAAAAATAAGACTAAAACCAAATAAAGATATGCTTAATGATTTAATTAAGGAAGTTAATAATATTGATTTATCAAAATACACACAAGGTAGTGTAGCAAAACTTAATAAAGAATTAAGTAAAGCTATGGAAGTATTAAATAATGAAGAAGCAACACAAAAAGATGTAGATAAAGCGGTGAAAAATCTTAGAAAAGCAAAAGATAATTTAGTAGCAAAAGGAGATAATTCACAAGGAAATCAAAATAACGGAAATAACAATTCAGGAGGAAATAGTAATTCTGGTGGAAGTAACTCTAATGGAGGAAACTCAAATAGTACTTCAGGAAATAAACTAAATACTATACCTCAAACAGGTGGAATGGCTTCAGCAGCAACTGTCTTAGTTTTAGGAGCATTAGCTTCAGTAGCTGGAGTAACAATGATTAAAAAAAGAAAAAACTAA